The following coding sequences lie in one Mesorhizobium sp. NZP2298 genomic window:
- a CDS encoding DeoR/GlpR family DNA-binding transcription regulator, with product MSDSGRQRQIVELLRDRPFASVRELQERLGVSAATVRRDIDRIDEAGEARKVYGGISALDGASQAGIAYARPYDENRDLAVEAKRQIAAVAATMVRDGDAVIVHGGSTCFHLGVKLADRNIRLYTNSMPLAAYLSDHGHCSLTVAGGDLHREPGIIHSLTQATPFYASKFFLGAQGLNQEGVLESHPLLVRSIADLSLCSDQIVVLADSRKLSIHARNVALPLSRIGTLVTDDGLSDADARMLEDAGVMVRIASTSGAIP from the coding sequence TTGAGCGACTCCGGCCGCCAGCGTCAGATCGTCGAACTGCTGCGGGATCGCCCGTTTGCCTCGGTGCGCGAGCTGCAGGAGCGGCTTGGCGTTTCGGCTGCGACGGTCAGGCGCGACATCGACCGGATCGACGAGGCCGGTGAGGCGCGCAAGGTCTATGGCGGCATCTCGGCGCTCGACGGGGCCTCGCAGGCGGGCATTGCCTATGCCCGGCCCTATGACGAGAACCGTGACCTCGCCGTCGAGGCCAAGCGGCAGATCGCGGCCGTAGCGGCGACCATGGTGCGCGACGGCGACGCCGTCATCGTCCATGGCGGCTCGACCTGCTTCCACCTCGGAGTCAAGCTCGCCGACCGCAACATCCGCCTCTACACCAATTCGATGCCGCTGGCCGCCTATCTCAGCGACCACGGCCATTGCAGCCTGACTGTTGCGGGTGGTGACCTGCATCGCGAGCCCGGCATCATCCACTCCCTGACCCAGGCAACGCCCTTCTACGCATCGAAATTCTTTCTCGGCGCACAAGGTCTCAACCAGGAAGGGGTGCTGGAATCGCACCCGCTGCTGGTGCGCTCCATCGCCGACCTCAGCCTCTGCTCCGACCAGATCGTGGTGCTGGCCGACAGCCGCAAACTGTCGATCCACGCGCGCAATGTCGCGCTGCCCCTGTCGCGCATCGGCACGCTGGTGACCGATGACGGGCTCTCCGATGCCGATGCGCGCATGCTGGAGGATGCCGGCGTCATGGTGCGGATTGCTTCCACTTCGGGGGCGATCCCGTGA
- a CDS encoding FGGY-family carbohydrate kinase yields the protein MRLAVLDFGKTNSKLFVFGQDGRILDERRTQPKWTRKDGFSVLEEAELHDWALGAVTDAIENHGVEGVMVSGHGCTFALVDDAALTHPILDYEQEPPAEIAARIDRGIPDFSETFSPRLPLGFNYGRHMLWLQEVDPDAFAASKSILAYPQYWSWRLGGRPACEVSYLGCHSHLWAPRKRDFSSLVDAQGWRGRMPAFERAGTVIGERRLAGAARPIAIHNGVHDSNAALHAYRRQDLGPLTVVSTGTWVIVLNPDCPLDVLDRERDMLVNVDVDGGPVPTIRFMGGREFAVISDGWQGAIPHGSIQQAIDAGIMALPSFAPGGPMPDSPGRLVGRTPDAGERAAAALLYVALMVDLCLDLIHSQNTVIVDGGLNVGGLLAGLIAQLRPGQAFLQGASLEGSATGAAALAFESVGREFAAEAPEPAHATGFGGLAGYRDAWRDRIVAQGATVKAAGGAR from the coding sequence GTGAGGCTGGCGGTGCTCGATTTCGGCAAGACCAATTCGAAGCTGTTCGTCTTCGGCCAGGACGGACGCATTCTCGACGAGCGCCGGACCCAGCCGAAATGGACGCGCAAGGACGGGTTCAGCGTGCTCGAGGAGGCCGAGCTCCATGATTGGGCACTCGGTGCCGTCACTGACGCGATCGAAAACCATGGCGTGGAAGGGGTGATGGTGTCGGGCCATGGCTGCACCTTTGCTCTCGTCGATGACGCGGCGCTGACGCATCCGATCCTCGACTACGAGCAGGAGCCGCCGGCCGAAATCGCCGCGCGGATCGATCGCGGCATCCCGGACTTCTCCGAGACGTTCTCGCCCCGCCTGCCGCTCGGCTTCAACTATGGTCGTCACATGCTGTGGCTGCAGGAGGTCGATCCCGATGCGTTCGCGGCGTCGAAATCGATCCTCGCCTATCCGCAATACTGGAGCTGGCGCCTGGGCGGCCGGCCAGCCTGCGAAGTGTCCTATCTCGGTTGCCATTCGCATTTGTGGGCGCCGCGCAAACGCGATTTCTCCTCACTGGTCGATGCCCAGGGGTGGCGCGGGCGGATGCCGGCCTTCGAGCGCGCCGGCACGGTCATCGGCGAACGGCGCCTTGCAGGCGCGGCGCGGCCGATCGCCATCCACAATGGCGTTCACGACTCGAATGCGGCGCTGCATGCCTATCGCCGGCAGGACCTTGGCCCGCTGACCGTCGTGTCGACAGGCACATGGGTCATCGTGCTCAATCCCGACTGCCCGCTGGACGTGCTCGACCGTGAGCGCGACATGCTGGTCAATGTCGATGTCGACGGCGGCCCGGTGCCGACCATCCGCTTCATGGGCGGGCGCGAATTCGCCGTCATCAGCGACGGCTGGCAAGGCGCGATTCCGCATGGCTCGATCCAGCAAGCGATCGACGCCGGCATCATGGCGCTGCCGAGCTTCGCGCCGGGCGGCCCGATGCCGGACAGTCCCGGCCGGCTGGTCGGACGCACGCCCGATGCCGGAGAACGCGCCGCGGCGGCTCTGCTCTATGTGGCGCTGATGGTCGATCTCTGCCTTGACCTCATCCATTCGCAAAACACCGTCATCGTCGATGGCGGGCTGAACGTCGGCGGGCTGCTTGCCGGGCTCATTGCACAATTGCGTCCCGGACAGGCATTCCTGCAGGGCGCCTCACTGGAAGGCAGTGCCACGGGGGCGGCAGCGCTCGCATTCGAGAGCGTCGGTCGCGAATTCGCCGCCGAGGCGCCAGAGCCGGCGCACGCGACGGGCTTCGGCGGCCTCGCCGGCTACCGCGACGCCTGGCGCGATCGCATTGTCGCGCAGGGCGCCACCGTCAAGGCTGCGGGTGGTGCACGATGA
- a CDS encoding sugar ABC transporter ATP-binding protein yields MSVPAQKHASNHPVLEMRHISKTFGAIRALHDVSLTVHAGELHALMGENGAGKSTLMKVLSGAYRPDAGGEILIDGAPTATGDPIKARAAGIAVIYQELSLAPNLTVAQNIFLGNEPRRFGIVDRDQCSLRANEIIARLGVSFSARALVSTLSLGERQLVEIARALSTNARIIVMDEPTTSLTSRETDRLFEVIATLKSQGIAIIYISHRMEEVYQLADRVSVLRDSGYVGTLERADLNASRLVSMMVGRDLSAFYKKDHRPPDEKRAVALSVHGMSDGRLLKNCSFDLHKGEVLALAGLVGSGRTELARLIFGADKRISGTVELEGKPISIGSPREALDAGIAYLTEDRKELGLFLDMSISDNINMGVLARDARAAGFRDFSAADRRAAKAITDLSIRTRSAQANAGSLSGGNQQKVLLARLLETEPKVVILDEPTRGVDVGAKSEIYRLIDNLANKGIAILMISSELPEVIGVADRVLVMRDGTIAGEVAASGGEPLRQEAIMELATGAAQE; encoded by the coding sequence ATGAGCGTGCCGGCGCAGAAACACGCAAGCAATCATCCAGTGCTGGAGATGCGCCACATCTCCAAGACCTTTGGCGCGATCCGCGCCCTTCATGATGTCTCGCTCACCGTTCATGCCGGCGAACTGCACGCGCTGATGGGCGAAAACGGCGCCGGCAAGTCGACGCTGATGAAAGTGCTGTCGGGCGCCTATCGTCCGGATGCGGGAGGCGAGATCCTGATCGATGGCGCGCCCACCGCGACCGGCGATCCGATCAAGGCGCGCGCCGCGGGCATCGCGGTGATCTATCAGGAGCTGTCGCTGGCGCCCAACCTGACGGTGGCGCAGAACATCTTCCTCGGCAACGAGCCGCGGCGCTTCGGCATCGTCGACCGTGACCAGTGCAGCCTGCGCGCGAACGAAATCATCGCGCGGCTCGGCGTCTCCTTCTCGGCGCGCGCCCTGGTCTCCACCCTATCGCTGGGCGAGCGCCAGCTGGTCGAGATCGCGCGTGCGCTGTCAACCAATGCGCGCATCATCGTCATGGACGAGCCGACAACGTCGCTGACCTCACGCGAGACCGACCGGCTGTTCGAGGTGATCGCGACGCTGAAATCGCAAGGCATCGCCATCATCTACATCAGCCATCGCATGGAAGAGGTCTACCAGCTCGCCGATCGCGTCAGCGTGCTGCGCGACAGCGGCTATGTCGGCACGCTGGAACGCGCCGACCTCAACGCTTCGCGGCTGGTGTCGATGATGGTCGGACGCGATCTCTCCGCCTTCTACAAGAAGGATCATCGCCCACCGGACGAGAAGCGCGCGGTCGCGCTCTCGGTGCACGGCATGTCCGACGGGCGGCTGTTGAAGAACTGTTCGTTCGACCTTCACAAGGGCGAGGTGCTGGCCCTGGCGGGTCTTGTCGGTTCCGGCCGCACCGAGCTTGCCCGGCTGATCTTCGGCGCCGACAAACGCATATCGGGCACGGTGGAGCTCGAGGGCAAACCGATCTCCATCGGCTCGCCGCGCGAGGCGCTCGATGCCGGCATCGCCTACCTCACCGAGGATCGCAAGGAGCTCGGCTTGTTCCTCGACATGTCGATTTCCGACAACATCAACATGGGCGTGCTGGCCAGGGACGCGCGGGCCGCCGGATTTCGCGATTTCAGCGCCGCCGACAGGCGTGCGGCAAAAGCGATTACCGACCTGTCGATCCGTACCCGTTCCGCGCAGGCCAATGCGGGCTCGCTGTCGGGCGGCAACCAGCAGAAGGTGCTGCTCGCCCGGCTGCTGGAAACCGAGCCGAAGGTCGTCATCCTCGACGAGCCGACCCGCGGCGTCGACGTCGGCGCCAAGTCGGAAATCTACCGGCTGATCGACAATCTCGCCAACAAAGGCATCGCCATCCTGATGATCTCCAGCGAATTGCCCGAGGTGATCGGCGTCGCCGACCGCGTGCTGGTGATGCGCGACGGCACCATAGCGGGCGAGGTGGCTGCATCCGGGGGCGAGCCGCTTCGTCAGGAAGCGATCATGGAACTTGCGACGGGAGCGGCCCAGGAATGA
- a CDS encoding ABC transporter permease subunit, whose product MTDRTTTSVDQAAVRSRRLRTAFAALGMLPVLVLLAAGFQFINPRFLTETNLLIVTQQSSINIVLAAGMTFVILTGGIDLSVGSILAAAAMVAVLVSLVPDWGLLGVPAAILAGLGFGLINGLLVAYIRLPPFIVTLGSLTAVRGIARLLGQDTTVFNSDLPFDFIGNGSLFGIPWLVVIALSVVVLSWLVLKRTVLGTWIYAVGGNAEAARLTGIKVPLVLLFVYGVSGLLAGLGGAMSAARLYAANGLQLGQSYELDAIAAVILGGTSFVGGVGSIWGTLIGGLIIAVLSNGLILAGVSDIWQYIIKGLVIIVAVALDRYRLQAGART is encoded by the coding sequence ATGACCGACAGAACAACGACGAGCGTGGATCAGGCCGCGGTCAGGAGCCGCCGGCTGCGCACCGCCTTCGCAGCACTTGGCATGCTACCGGTGCTGGTGCTGCTGGCGGCCGGCTTCCAGTTCATCAATCCCCGCTTCCTCACCGAAACCAACCTGCTCATCGTCACGCAGCAATCATCGATCAACATCGTGCTGGCGGCTGGAATGACCTTCGTCATCCTGACTGGCGGCATCGACCTGTCGGTAGGCTCCATCCTCGCCGCCGCGGCGATGGTGGCGGTGCTGGTGTCATTGGTGCCTGACTGGGGTCTCCTCGGCGTGCCGGCGGCCATCCTGGCCGGCCTCGGCTTTGGCCTCATCAATGGGCTGCTCGTCGCCTATATCAGGCTGCCCCCCTTCATCGTCACGCTGGGTTCGCTGACGGCCGTGCGCGGCATTGCCCGCCTGCTCGGGCAGGATACGACCGTGTTCAACTCCGACCTGCCGTTCGATTTCATCGGCAACGGCTCGTTGTTCGGCATTCCCTGGCTGGTCGTCATCGCATTGTCGGTCGTCGTGCTGTCCTGGCTGGTGCTGAAGCGCACGGTGCTCGGCACCTGGATCTATGCCGTCGGCGGCAATGCCGAGGCGGCGCGGCTGACCGGCATCAAGGTGCCGCTGGTGCTGCTCTTCGTCTACGGCGTTTCCGGCCTGCTCGCCGGGCTCGGCGGCGCGATGTCGGCGGCAAGGCTCTATGCCGCCAATGGCCTGCAGCTCGGCCAGTCCTACGAACTCGACGCCATCGCCGCGGTCATCCTGGGCGGCACCAGCTTCGTCGGTGGCGTCGGCTCGATCTGGGGCACGCTGATCGGCGGCCTGATCATCGCGGTGCTCTCCAACGGGCTCATCTTGGCCGGCGTTTCGGACATCTGGCAGTACATCATCAAGGGATTGGTCATCATCGTGGCGGTCGCCCTCGACCGCTACCGGCTCCAGGCAGGGGCGAGAACGTGA
- a CDS encoding ABC transporter substrate-binding protein, with protein MKTIAKLLCGAAFAAVAIAPASAKDLNKVGISVGLLGNPFFVATIKGIEDAAKKINPKVEVTSVSADYDLNKQVSQVDSFIAAGVDVIMLNAVDAKAIAPAVKKAQAAGIIVAAFDVSAPGADVTVMTNNVKAGEEACQYLVDHTGGKGDYVILNGPASSSILERVKGCKNVLSQHPDIKILSDDQNAEGSRDGGLKVFQSLLTRFDKIDAVFAINDPTAIGAQLAAKQLNRSEFIITAVDGAPDIEKELSSGTSMIKASASQDPYVMAGQSLTMAAELLAGKKPAEATVLLDPKLITAENLKDYKGWTAAR; from the coding sequence ATGAAGACCATCGCCAAACTGCTCTGCGGCGCCGCATTCGCGGCCGTCGCCATCGCGCCGGCATCGGCCAAGGACCTTAACAAGGTCGGCATCTCGGTCGGCCTGCTCGGCAACCCCTTCTTCGTCGCCACCATCAAGGGCATCGAGGACGCGGCCAAGAAGATCAACCCGAAGGTCGAGGTGACGTCGGTTTCGGCCGATTACGACCTCAACAAGCAGGTCTCGCAGGTCGATTCCTTCATCGCCGCCGGCGTCGACGTGATCATGCTCAACGCTGTCGACGCCAAGGCGATCGCACCGGCGGTGAAGAAGGCACAGGCCGCCGGCATCATCGTTGCCGCCTTCGACGTTTCGGCGCCGGGCGCCGACGTCACCGTGATGACCAACAACGTCAAGGCCGGCGAGGAAGCCTGCCAGTACCTGGTCGACCACACTGGCGGCAAGGGTGACTACGTCATCCTCAACGGCCCGGCGTCGTCGTCGATCCTGGAGCGGGTCAAGGGCTGCAAGAACGTGCTTTCGCAGCATCCCGACATCAAGATCCTCTCGGACGACCAGAACGCCGAAGGTTCGCGCGACGGCGGCCTGAAGGTGTTCCAGTCGCTGCTCACCCGTTTCGACAAGATCGACGCGGTGTTCGCCATCAACGATCCGACCGCGATCGGCGCCCAGCTCGCCGCCAAGCAGCTCAACCGCTCCGAGTTCATCATCACCGCGGTCGACGGCGCGCCCGACATCGAAAAGGAGCTCTCTTCCGGCACCTCGATGATCAAGGCCTCGGCCTCGCAGGACCCCTATGTGATGGCCGGTCAGTCGCTGACGATGGCGGCGGAGCTGCTCGCCGGCAAGAAGCCGGCGGAGGCAACCGTGCTGCTCGATCCCAAGCTGATCACCGCCGAGAACCTGAAGGACTACAAGGGCTGGACCGCGGCCCGCTGA
- a CDS encoding sugar phosphate isomerase/epimerase family protein yields the protein MSRIGIHSFVWSASSAQGELERTLANTREAGFDLIEFSYLDPADVDIGGLAKRIADLGLGVAISIGLPGDGDISSADKAVAARGVEILNETIALTRDLGGRKVAGILSASHGLQVEAPTRDQWSRSAGTLAKVAETAKAAGVTLNLEIVNRFESNLLNTAAQGLAFIEDTGSDNIFLHLDTFHMNIEEADLGLAIRHAAAKIGYVHIGESHRGFLGTGNIDFAAIFDALTAIGYADDLSFESFSSEIVDENLSKKTAIWRNLWTDNMALAKHARAFIGLGLETARRKAELVSARHKP from the coding sequence ATGTCGCGCATCGGAATCCATTCTTTCGTCTGGTCGGCAAGCTCGGCGCAGGGCGAGCTCGAACGCACGCTGGCCAACACCAGGGAGGCGGGCTTCGACCTGATCGAATTCTCCTACCTCGATCCCGCCGATGTCGACATTGGCGGGCTTGCCAAACGTATCGCCGATCTCGGCCTCGGTGTGGCGATCAGCATCGGATTGCCTGGTGACGGCGACATATCGAGCGCCGACAAGGCGGTCGCCGCGCGCGGCGTCGAAATCCTCAACGAGACCATCGCACTGACGCGCGACCTGGGCGGCCGCAAGGTCGCCGGCATTCTGTCGGCCAGCCACGGCTTGCAGGTCGAAGCGCCGACGCGCGACCAATGGAGCCGCAGCGCCGGAACACTGGCCAAGGTTGCCGAGACGGCAAAGGCGGCCGGCGTCACGCTCAATCTCGAGATCGTCAACCGCTTCGAAAGCAATCTGCTCAACACCGCCGCGCAAGGGTTGGCCTTCATCGAGGACACCGGGTCGGACAACATCTTCCTGCATCTCGATACGTTCCACATGAACATCGAGGAGGCCGATCTCGGGCTGGCCATCCGCCATGCCGCGGCCAAGATCGGTTATGTCCATATCGGCGAAAGCCATCGCGGCTTCCTGGGCACCGGCAACATCGACTTCGCCGCGATCTTCGATGCGCTGACGGCAATCGGCTACGCCGACGATCTCAGCTTCGAATCCTTCTCCTCGGAGATCGTCGATGAGAACCTGTCGAAGAAAACCGCGATCTGGCGCAATCTGTGGACCGACAATATGGCGCTCGCCAAGCACGCGCGCGCCTTCATCGGTCTTGGGCTGGAAACGGCACGCCGCAAGGCCGAACTCGTCTCGGCCCGGCACAAACCGTAA
- a CDS encoding cupin domain-containing protein, translating to MTNKTILKFGPVEHAEGGDLPGWIAVEGQPTMQTAVQHTTADGKVISGTWRASPGTYHATYTDYEFVHMIAGRIIITPDGGTPVEVGPGDAFVVEADFKGTWKIIEPVTKHFVVRVG from the coding sequence ATGACGAACAAGACGATCCTCAAATTCGGCCCCGTCGAACACGCGGAAGGCGGCGACCTGCCAGGCTGGATCGCGGTCGAGGGCCAGCCGACCATGCAAACCGCTGTCCAGCACACGACCGCGGACGGCAAGGTGATATCGGGAACCTGGCGGGCGTCGCCCGGCACCTATCACGCGACCTACACCGACTACGAGTTCGTGCACATGATCGCCGGCCGCATCATCATCACGCCGGACGGCGGCACGCCTGTCGAAGTGGGCCCCGGCGACGCTTTCGTCGTGGAAGCCGATTTCAAGGGAACCTGGAAGATCATCGAGCCGGTGACCAAGCATTTCGTGGTCAGGGTTGGCTGA
- a CDS encoding MBL fold metallo-hydrolase, with amino-acid sequence MTRFNSTVRLMAVTALMVLHQGLAMAQMPAQQADAKSFKLGELDIIALHDAQFVKPNDGTTFGLDHSPAEVGELLKAAGAPTDTITLSVDALLVKSKNSVVLIDTGVGGALQDSLSKAGVKAGDVSEILITHSHPDHIGGLVKDGKLAFPNATIRMSDVEWNFAKSNEAVADIVKVITDHVKPFKAGAQVAPGITSVALKGHTPGHVGYQIKSGKERLFDIGDTVHSSILSLAKPDWAVAFDGDKPEAEHSRAKTLATLAKDHEMIFAPHFPFPGVGYIEKDGDHFKWAPSDKPR; translated from the coding sequence ATGACAAGGTTCAATTCCACGGTCAGGCTGATGGCCGTGACGGCCTTGATGGTTCTGCATCAAGGGTTGGCAATGGCGCAGATGCCTGCGCAGCAGGCGGACGCCAAGTCGTTCAAGCTTGGCGAGCTTGACATTATCGCCTTGCATGACGCCCAGTTCGTGAAACCAAATGATGGCACGACCTTCGGCCTCGATCACAGCCCCGCGGAAGTCGGCGAATTGCTCAAGGCCGCGGGGGCTCCGACTGACACCATCACGCTGAGCGTCGATGCCTTGCTGGTGAAATCAAAGAACAGCGTTGTGCTGATCGACACCGGGGTCGGCGGCGCGCTGCAGGACAGCCTGTCCAAGGCCGGGGTGAAAGCAGGTGACGTCAGCGAAATATTGATCACCCATTCTCACCCCGATCATATCGGAGGACTGGTCAAGGACGGGAAACTCGCTTTCCCCAACGCCACGATACGGATGTCGGACGTGGAGTGGAATTTCGCCAAGTCCAACGAGGCCGTGGCCGATATCGTCAAGGTGATCACCGATCACGTGAAACCGTTCAAGGCCGGCGCCCAGGTGGCCCCCGGCATTACCTCGGTAGCGCTCAAGGGCCATACGCCAGGCCATGTCGGCTATCAGATCAAATCCGGAAAGGAACGGCTTTTCGATATCGGCGATACCGTGCACAGTTCGATCCTCTCGCTTGCCAAGCCCGACTGGGCGGTGGCCTTCGACGGCGACAAGCCGGAGGCGGAGCACAGCCGGGCCAAGACTTTGGCGACACTTGCCAAGGACCACGAAATGATCTTTGCGCCACATTTCCCCTTCCCGGGTGTTGGCTATATCGAGAAAGACGGCGATCACTTCAAATGGGCGCCGAGCGACAAGCCTCGGTAG
- the tauA gene encoding taurine ABC transporter substrate-binding protein, with product MRKLISATLVGFALAAISAAAHAADKKVVIAYQTGANPYNLGIANGDLAKKTGWDIEFRRFNSGADIFAAIASGDVQIGDVGSSPFAAAVSKGIDVKAFYISSVSRDGEALVVRPEIKTPAELRGKKLAAAPVSTDHYQLLAVLKQEGISEKETQVIAIPQPEIVAAWKRGDIDGAFVWDPALSELKKNGKVLLTAGQVADRGAPTFSALVVTGDFAKANPDFLGQYVRLIDGYTTSYLGNPAAWGPDSENAKAIAKLQGGTAAENSEQLKTTVVPPLDEQVSDKWLGGGDKSAVAKILKDTAGFLKDQKKITTIKDSYAAAADPQYAEAAGASN from the coding sequence ATGCGAAAACTGATTTCCGCCACCCTTGTCGGGTTTGCCCTGGCAGCCATTTCCGCTGCAGCGCACGCCGCCGACAAGAAAGTCGTCATCGCCTACCAGACCGGTGCCAACCCCTACAATCTCGGCATCGCCAATGGCGATCTTGCCAAGAAGACCGGCTGGGACATTGAGTTCCGCCGCTTCAACTCAGGTGCCGACATCTTTGCCGCCATCGCGTCCGGCGACGTGCAGATCGGGGACGTGGGATCGAGCCCGTTCGCCGCTGCCGTCAGCAAGGGCATCGACGTGAAGGCGTTCTACATTTCGTCGGTTTCTCGTGACGGTGAAGCCCTGGTGGTGCGACCCGAGATCAAGACGCCGGCCGAACTGCGGGGCAAGAAGCTCGCCGCCGCGCCGGTTTCCACCGACCACTACCAGCTTCTCGCCGTGCTCAAGCAGGAAGGCATTTCCGAGAAGGAAACCCAGGTCATCGCCATTCCGCAGCCAGAGATCGTCGCGGCCTGGAAGCGCGGTGACATCGATGGCGCCTTCGTCTGGGATCCGGCACTCTCCGAACTCAAGAAGAACGGCAAGGTCCTGCTCACGGCCGGCCAGGTTGCCGATCGTGGCGCGCCGACCTTCAGCGCGCTGGTCGTGACTGGCGATTTCGCCAAGGCCAATCCCGACTTCCTCGGCCAGTATGTCCGGCTGATCGACGGCTACACCACGTCCTATCTGGGCAACCCGGCCGCCTGGGGACCGGACTCCGAGAACGCCAAGGCGATCGCCAAATTGCAGGGCGGCACGGCGGCCGAGAATTCCGAACAGTTGAAGACGACTGTCGTTCCGCCGCTCGACGAGCAGGTGTCGGATAAATGGCTGGGCGGTGGCGACAAGAGCGCAGTTGCGAAGATACTCAAGGACACCGCGGGCTTCCTGAAGGATCAGAAGAAGATCACCACCATCAAGGACAGCTACGCAGCGGCCGCCGATCCGCAATACGCGGAGGCCGCCGGGGCCTCCAACTAG
- a CDS encoding taurine ABC transporter ATP-binding protein has product MLRIRDASVTFPASDGQEVHALDHVSLDIAPDSIVVAVGASGCGKSTLLNAIAGFLPLTEGSITLDGKEIVAPGGDRGVVFQKDTLLPWASVLDNVALGLKYRGVRRGDRREQSRRLLDLVGLADFAEKPPYELSGGMRQRVGIARALATDPKILLMDEPFGALDSLTRETMQQLLASVWAKTGKQILFITHSIEEALTLGTTIVVMSPRPGRIVARFDADFVREFAESGDIGPIQSHPRFIELRQEIRSLIHLPEGARKGTLQ; this is encoded by the coding sequence ATGCTTCGAATTCGCGACGCCAGTGTCACCTTTCCAGCCTCGGATGGCCAGGAGGTACACGCGCTCGATCATGTCTCGCTCGACATCGCCCCGGATTCCATCGTCGTCGCGGTCGGCGCTTCCGGATGCGGCAAGTCGACATTGCTCAACGCGATCGCCGGCTTCCTGCCGCTTACCGAAGGCTCGATCACGCTGGATGGAAAGGAGATTGTCGCGCCCGGCGGCGATCGGGGCGTCGTGTTCCAGAAGGATACCTTGCTGCCCTGGGCCAGCGTGCTGGACAATGTTGCTCTCGGCCTGAAATACCGAGGCGTGCGGCGCGGCGACCGACGTGAGCAATCACGACGCCTGTTGGATCTGGTCGGGCTCGCCGATTTCGCCGAAAAACCGCCCTACGAACTTTCCGGCGGCATGCGCCAGCGCGTCGGCATCGCGCGTGCGCTGGCCACCGATCCGAAGATACTGTTGATGGACGAGCCTTTCGGCGCCCTCGACAGCCTGACACGCGAGACGATGCAGCAGCTTCTGGCCTCGGTCTGGGCCAAGACCGGCAAGCAGATCCTGTTCATCACGCATTCCATCGAGGAAGCCCTTACGCTCGGCACGACCATCGTTGTGATGTCGCCTCGGCCCGGCCGTATCGTTGCTCGGTTCGACGCCGATTTCGTGCGCGAGTTCGCTGAGAGCGGCGACATCGGGCCAATCCAGTCCCACCCACGCTTCATCGAACTGCGTCAAGAAATCCGCTCGCTCATCCACCTGCCGGAAGGCGCCCGCAAAGGAACCTTGCAATGA
- a CDS encoding ABC transporter permease subunit, with protein sequence MTLAANSGTSFPASTTHSARSARPRRSTSTSTLGISLVTLAALIALWFLAAHFGWASPLFLPSPAEVLTQFRAVWADGYANGTLLDHTLASLGRIAAALGVGIFLGIPLGLLMGLNRWVKGIFSVPIDLYWGLPPLAYLPLLIIWLGIGETSKIVLLSLSTFAPICFAAQAGVRSVPIERINAALSLGASRLQLFTSIILPSALPEIMTGLKIAIGAGLSTLVAAELIAAQSGLGYMIMSAANFLATDVVFVGLIVIAILAFAFTSGMRWLEHRLIPWKGKI encoded by the coding sequence ATGACGCTTGCCGCCAATTCGGGAACCTCATTTCCAGCTTCGACAACTCACAGCGCGCGGTCCGCTCGGCCACGCCGGTCGACATCGACAAGCACACTCGGCATCAGCCTGGTCACGCTGGCTGCGCTGATCGCGTTGTGGTTCCTCGCCGCGCATTTCGGCTGGGCCTCGCCGCTGTTCCTGCCTTCGCCCGCCGAGGTGCTGACCCAGTTCAGGGCCGTCTGGGCCGACGGTTATGCCAACGGCACGCTCCTCGACCACACGCTGGCAAGCCTTGGCCGCATCGCCGCGGCGCTCGGCGTTGGCATTTTTCTTGGCATTCCGCTTGGCCTGCTGATGGGGCTCAATCGCTGGGTCAAGGGCATCTTCAGCGTTCCGATCGACCTCTACTGGGGGCTGCCGCCCTTGGCCTACCTGCCGCTGCTGATCATCTGGCTGGGCATCGGCGAGACTTCCAAGATCGTGCTCCTGTCGCTGTCGACCTTTGCTCCGATCTGCTTTGCCGCACAGGCCGGTGTCAGGTCCGTGCCCATCGAACGGATCAATGCCGCACTGTCGCTTGGCGCCAGCCGCCTGCAGCTCTTCACCAGCATCATCCTGCCGTCCGCATTGCCGGAGATCATGACCGGCCTGAAGATCGCCATCGGCGCCGGCCTGTCGACGCTGGTCGCGGCCGAGTTGATCGCGGCCCAGTCGGGCCTTGGCTACATGATCATGTCGGCGGCCAATTTTCTCGCCACCGATGTCGTATTCGTCGGCCTCATCGTCATCGCCATCCTTGCTTTCGCCTTCACCAGCGGCATGCGCTGGCTGGAGCATCGCCTCATCCCCTGGAAGGGCAAGATCTGA